Part of the Lolium rigidum isolate FL_2022 chromosome 6, APGP_CSIRO_Lrig_0.1, whole genome shotgun sequence genome, GAAATGAAAAACAGTGATCACCTTTTCCTCATCTGTTCTCTGTGGTAGAAATGACACAACAATAGCACTGCCATATTCAGCCTTCACATGCTGCATCAGTTATCTGTTGGTTTCAGAATGATACTTATGGAGCATCTACACACAATTCATGTAATAACATGATTTGAGGATACTAATAGTCTGATAGATTTGATTCATGTATTTATGTGGATTAATCATTGTTTTTGAGGATGGAAACACACTTGATTCTCCCATACTTGAATGCTTTATCTACCTCCGAGTTCATTAATAATGGCCGGTTCGTTGAAATCAATTTGAAGGTGCTGCACAGTAATGTAACATACTCCAACTTATGAAAGCAGGAGTTATGGGGCAAATCGTTATTGATCAGTGTTTCATTTTTCCCATGTCTCTTGTAGATATACCAAGATACCTTTTTTCTCTCAGTAAAAAAGAGAAATACTTGATGCTCTCATGCAGTATGTCATACAAGAGCTGCAAGAGATTTATATGCTTCACTTGATTTTCATAGACTCAGGAGTTCTGCCCATCCAACTTACTAAAAAAAATGCAACTTCGCTAGGACAGGCAGATATCAATTTTATGTTCCATATTTAAGtaaatgatgaaaaatactgaACATGACAATGGACCTGATGCGATTTCTTTTCTGAAGAGGGTGCAGGTTTCGCCAACAAATCGCTCACCAGCAACTCCAGGAAGTAATCCATTTTCAGCAACTCGTGGAAGTAACCACTTTGCAGCATCTCCTGGAAGTAGCCCGTTTGCAGCAACTCCTAGAAGTAACCCGTTTGCAGGAACTCCTGGAAACAGTTCATTTGCAGCCAAGCCCCCCCACATGCGCTGACAGTATAAATGTTCACATGCAATGTTCTTGTGCTGGGAGTATTGCATGTGCTGGTTTCGTTCCTGCTAAACCAACTTCGTTTTGCGATGTTCTTGAAGCTAGTTTCTAGTGCACAGTAGAGATGCAAAAAGTTAGTACAGAACTGACTTCTGTTCATGAGTTGGTGGTCTGTCTCTGGCTGTTTGAAACGGATGTCTTATTTTGTTAGTTTTTCCCCTTCACTTCTTTTGCGTACCTTTCAAAAGAGAAGAGAAGGTGATAGAAAAGGTCCAACCTAACCGAATTCAGGAGAAGATTTCAAGCAACTCGGAAAGTGTTGTCTGGTTTCTTCACTAGCTGATTGTTTTGTTCCTGAACCTTCCTGCTGGAAGATGGCAGGAGCTTTTGTTCCCTCcaatcatgtatgaaacatgATGTAACAAATCAGTGTATTGTCAGTGAAGCAGCCTAGATTACTAAGAAGTAACcattcttgatacgtctcagctGCATTGCCTGATCTGATGATTACATTGGTTATCGTTTTGCTCGTTGAAAATTTTGGCATCGAATTATTGTCATGACACAGCGGAAACCATAGGATAAGGTTGTGATAGTAGTAGAACATGTTTTTCGCGAGGCAACCTTGTCCGTGTGTTGAAACCAACCAGCAGGGTGCAATACAATTCCACAAGTTCCCTGTAATCGCTTGCAAGATGGAACCGTCGAATCCGAGCTACAAACATAGTAATGTGGAATTGGTTCTGCGGGCTGGATTAGATTCCAACACTGCTCGAAGAATCTGACCTAGCTAGACAATGTCAAGACCGAGAAATAAAAATCTGAAGAGTTGAACCAGGCCCTCTTCCTGTCTTCAGCATGCACCACAGTTCCTTGGGTCTGAATTACTTGTCACTGCAAATTGCAAATGCGTATAAGATCTCCTTGGATTCAATGGATATCTGCACTTGTTTCTTAATCAAGCTTGCAAACGGAAATGAATTGTGGACGTGTGCTTTTCATCAGTCATTAGACGCACCTTTTGTTGCTGTTGGAGGGGACTTTCCTTCCCTTTCCGGCTATGACGTCGTCCATGCTCTGGCCGTAGCGCCTGTACCGGCCGCCGGAGGCGACAAAGCCGGGGCACGGCCGGTAGGCCTTGATCGGCCACCATCCGAACAAGGGGACGGCGGCTATGCCGCCCATGATCCGCCCTTCGCCATTGCAGCCCCTCTCCGTTTCCTCGCGGCCGCAGCCCTTGCACCCCCTACGCACGGTCAGCATATCATCATTTCATCAAGTACAAGCTATTTGAAATTGGAAACACACCATATAAAAATCCAACTGAAGATGAATTTACAGACTTATCGGTAAGCTACATTTTCATTGTCTGGCTCAGGAGCTGTTCGAAATCTTTTCTCTCCTTTTTTTTGGAGAACAAAAGGCATCTACTCATTGTAGTTTATTCATAGTTTACATCAGCAGTTTTTTACAAGTTAcggtttctcaaaagaaatggaaTGGTAAATTCAGTTTAGCAGAAGTTGTCAAAGAAGATGTGACTCCGCAAGTggaaacaaaaaagataaagaTAAAGCGGTTTAGCAAAAGTTGTCAAACAGGATGTGACTCAGCTAATACACGTACTACAACAGTGgaaacaaaaaaacaaagaaaaataggTTCTACCGAGAATTGAACTCGGGTTACTGGATTCAGAGTCCAATGTCCTAACCGCTAGACCATAGAACCACTTGCTGGAAGattttcttcttctccttttttaATTTATTCGTCACTTGCATAATTATACTTTCCAGCGAATTTGAGACAGTATAATTCACTAGACCTGAACGGAAGCATGTACCTGAAGTTGGGGTCATCCCTGTAATCATAGCTgacaggtgcaggagcaggagcaggggaGGTCGCCTCTGCTGCTCCCTCTTGGTCCTTGGTCACAACGGAAGAAGACGAGGAGCTACCAGAAGAGCTGCAGACAAGGTTGCCTCTGGCTCTGGTTGGTGCGTGCTTCCTGTGCAGCAGAGGAGATGAGGAGTGGCTGGTCGAGGAGAGGACAGTGTTCTGGAGAGGAGCTGGGAGCTGTAGCAGCCAGAGGGAGGCCGCCATTGCTGGCGTGTCTGTGCCACAGTCCCTGTGTGTTCTCCGTTTCCTCCCTCCCTGGAAATGGAGCCAGGGGAGAAAGAGGAAGAAATGGAGGAGAAAATTGGGGGAGGTAGAGAAAGATTGGACGATGAACTGGGAGCCACGTGGTCGGGACGAAGGCTTGTGGTGAGGATAATGCATGGTGGATGATTTTTGGGGGAATTTAATCAGTTTTTCCGTCTCTGAACTGTTTTCGTTTCCAATTTTGTTTGCAGATGGTAAAAACAATGGTTACAAATGAAGAAGACGATTCTCTATCAGAATTAGAAGCAAAAAGATTGTTGTTATCTTGACGTGAGAAGTCATACCGTCCATGTGgcgagaaaaatacaaatgaaaaataTCGAGAAAAATAGGTTCTACCGAGAATTGAACTCGGGTTACTGGATTCAGAGTCCAATGTCCTAACCGCTAGACCATAGAACCTGTTTTGATTATTTCCACCTAAAAACTAGATATAAACCATTTACGCAGACCCTGCTGGCCCTGGCTTTATGCCTATAGACCAAATAATCCTGAGAAAATCTTCAAAAGGAAAATTCATAATGTATGACAAGAGGTTGGGCCTAAGTTTAATCTCAGATTGGTAATATAGTGTGAGTTGGATTTCTTTAATTATATCAAATGTCTTCAAGCGGTCGCGACGACATGTAGATTAGGAGTACCTCATGCGTGTGCTCCTTCTCTGCCACCCATCTCGACATGCACAACTTAGATTTAATTTTACTACATCGTACATTCATTGGTGACTATTCAGCAAATATATAACAAAATTTTATAAACAATCTAATTAAGTTGACTATCAAACCGCAAGGTACTGAGACATTGATGAAAGAAGGCATACTAAAAGGAGCTAGatggtgggggtgggggtgggggataAATAAGCGTTTTGATGGTATTATGGATTGGCATAATCCTAATACAAAGTTACATTAGTCTAATTTTGACAAAAACAAACTCGAAATATGGTATAGACTAAACTATTTGTACCAATAAAATGTTACTAAACAAGATAGGCACATAGAAGTAAACTTAGTAAGAAAttcaaatgatgtccaagatatATAAATTTGGAGCTAGCTTGGACTGCAAAATGTAATAGAGACAACTCATGTTTACCTGGAATTCAAATATGCATTGGTATTCTACTCACAATTGGAGAGGTTGTGCCAAATACTCCACACGGACACAAGGACATAGCCTTCTTCACCGAGAAAAATACGAGCTCCCCCCTAGCTTCTTCCTCCATCTTGTACATGGTAAGGTTCACAAATTATTCGGCTACTCGGGCCTCTTCAAAATCTTCACAAAGAGGTAAGTGAGGTAACAAACACCAAACCGTCTAGGAGATAGTTGCCTCCAAAAGCAACAACCTTTCACTCTCTCACTCCAAACAATTGACCCGAAGAGCTCAGACCAATGAAACAAATGCAAATCAAAGCAACTTGTGCTCGAATCCATCATCCCAAATTttactaaaataaaaataaaaaactcaTGCAATAAGGGAGTGAAGAGGAGGTGAACAATGAAGAAGGTCAACAAATGAGTTTAGATC contains:
- the LOC124667110 gene encoding uncharacterized protein LOC124667110; protein product: MAASLWLLQLPAPLQNTVLSSTSHSSSPLLHRKHAPTRARGNLVCSSSGSSSSSSVVTKDQEGAAEATSPAPAPAPVSYDYRDDPNFRGCKGCGREETERGCNGEGRIMGGIAAVPLFGWWPIKAYRPCPGFVASGGRYRRYGQSMDDVIAGKGRKVPSNSNKSDK